Below is a window of Deltaproteobacteria bacterium DNA.
AACTTCTCTCCCCCAACTTTTATAGTTTAGCCTATGTGAATTAGAATTACCTATAAATAAGATGAACCCCGGTACACATAGACGCAAGTATCTAATTAACGATTTTCCGTAAAAAAAAATTCCTTTTATTTTTCAAGAAAATAGGACTTATCTATCGCTTATGAAGGCAGGGTAAACTTTTCGGGCGCGGCAAGCAACGCCCCTACTAGTTCATTTGGGCGGTTTTGGGGGGTTCGCCAACACGTACCATTACTTCTGCCAGGCCATCGATTAACATTTGAATGCGGTTACGAACTTTTTGGGCGGCAAGTAGTTTTTGCTGCAGATCACTATCAGATATAACTGCTGCAGCTAGTACATCAGCAATTTGTACAGGGTCAGGAGTTGAACGTAGAACTTCACCTAGCTGAGCATCTTTATCTTCTAAAGAAGTACGCAAACTCATAATGCAACTTTCAAGACGTCCTAATTCAAGAGAAGCTTCTTCAAGATCTTTTTCAGTTGGTAAGGGCATAAGTTCAACATGAAATCGACGGTAGCGCTCTGAAGGTATTTCCTTAATAATATTCATACGTTGTACGCCCTGAATCAGCACATTATATGAATCATTGGCCAATTTTTCGGCATGAATAATTCTGCCA
It encodes the following:
- a CDS encoding LON peptidase substrate-binding domain-containing protein; this encodes MDKEKFGTNIFSHLAVMPMATTVLFPGTVLPLHVTDSDIVLLLEDAIASEAIVGVVRLDPTSGPTESLAKVCAVGCVGRIIHAEKLANDSYNVLIQGVQRMNIIKEIPSERYRRFHVELMPLPTEKDLEEASLELGRLESCIMSLRTSLEDKDAQLGEVLRSTPDPVQIADVLAAAVISDSDLQQKLLAAQKVRNRIQMLIDGLAEVMVRVGEPPKTAQMN